The sequence below is a genomic window from Leptospira inadai serovar Lyme str. 10.
TTTTTTTTCAGGTTTTCTTTTTCAAATTCCCGTCTAAAATTTTCATAAAGAATTCGAATATTATTTTTCAAGTCGAGCTTCTGATTAGTTTTGCCGTGTCCGCTTGGTTTTATTGGGAAACAAGACAAGAAAGTAAAACGTTTCATTTTAACGGGCATTATTGGGATTTAACGGCCACGTTTCAAGGTCGAATCGTGGCATTCTATTCGTTGCTTCTTTCATTCGGAATCGTTATAGTAGCGGCTGTTCAAATTTTGCGGAACCAAGGCCAGAAAAGAATCGCACTGATCGGGATTCTTTTCGCATTTTTCCTTACCTTCATTGTACCTACCGTGTTTCTCGCACTGTTTCGTTTGGGACGAGTAAACGCCTACGTATTTGTGAATGTATTTGCAATTTCCGTAATCGCCGGCTTTTTCGTGTTTCATGTTTTTTTCGTAAGCTACGGAAACCTTCAGACTTCTTTAGCCGTGAGAATTCTTACTATCGTTCTTGCAATGGCGCTTTCCGTTTCGCAGGTGATGCTTGGGGGATTAAGTCATTCGATTGAAAACGAATATGACAGTCTTCAATCTGCTCGCATAGCGGATTTAAAATCTCTTCCCGGCGCAAAGAATCTGGTTTTCATATCCGATATTTTAGAAAATCCTAGGAATACTATTTCTTCCGACCGGCCCTACGTGCCGCTCGGGTCCAGATCATATTTTATATCCGCAGACGGAAAACCGATCGTCGTTTATCGAAACGAAACTGCAAAAGTCGAAGTCGGTTTCAGCTACGAATCGTATCGTAATTTCATACATCATTATATTCTGGATTGGGCTATTCGATTAATAGCGAGTCTTTTTATTTTAATCGTCGGGTTCCTGATATTTATGAAAATCTCAATCCTTAATCCGCTTTTAGAGCTGTTGCAAGGAGTAGATCGAGTGGAAGGCGGAGAATTATCCGTTCAAGTCGAAGTGCGCAATCGTGATGAAATCGGTCTTCTTACTAAGGCCTTCAACTCGATGGTTAACGCGATGAGAGAAGCTCGCCAAGAATTACAGCAGTACACTTCCAACCTCGAACGGACGATTTTAGAAAGAGATTCGATTTATGATGCGGTTCCGCAGGAAAGAAATCTAGTCAATAAGACGCTTATTTATGCTAGCAGAAGTATGCAGGCAGTCGTGGATCGAGTGGAGCGAATTGCCAACAAAGAGCAGCCCGTCTTGATAACCGGAGAGACGGGTACCGGAAAAGAAATAATCGCTGCGTTTATTCACGAACTGGGAAGAGGGAGCGATCGGCCGTTTGTTCCTATCAATTGTGCAGCAGTGCCTGTGAATCTTTGGGAGAGTCAGATTTTTGGACATTCCAAAGGAGCTTTTACGGATGCGAAATCGGACTATGCGGGCTTAGTCACGGAAGCTAAAGGAGGAACATTATTTTTTGATGAAATAGGAGAAATGCCTATTGAAATTCAGCCGAAAATATTAAGACTTTTGCAGGAACGAAAGTATAAGAACGTCGGAGGTAGAATGGAATTAAACGCGGAATGTCGGATTATTTTTGCAACGCATCGCAATCTAAAGGAAATGGCCTCAAAGGGAACTTTTCGAGAAGATCTGTATTATCGTATTAACGTTTTTGAAATCAACATACCTCCTTTAAGGGAGAGGCGGTCCGATATTCCATTTTTAGTGAATCGATTTTTAGAAAACTATTCTAAACAGATGGAAATTGAAAAGCCTTCAATTAGCGAAGAGGTGATGGATTTATTTTTGCAATTTTCTTGGCCGGGGAATATTCGAGAATTAGAAAATTGTATTATTCGCACACTTGTGCATTTTAAAGGGGATACGATCAACGTGTCGGATCTCCCTCCCGAAATAGTGGAATTGAAGATTTCAAAATCGGAAAATACATCATTAGTTCCCGTTACCAATAGCGCATATATAGCCGGCTTCGAACCGTTAGTTTCCATGTATTCTAGAAGATTAATCGAAGCGGCATTAAGTCAATGTGCTGGAAACAAATCGGAAGCGGCACGTCTTTTGAAAATTTCGAGAGGAAAATTACAATATCAAATGAGACAACTAGGAATGGATTAGGAAAAATTAATTCGAAATCAATGAAGTGAATTAATCGTTAAGGACACTGCATCCCGGATGAAAGGGTCGCCGTATTCGTCACCGTTTTGACTAAACTCGTCATACTGCTCCTTGTCGTACTCAACTGTAGAGTATATGTTCCGCTGGAACCAGCGCTCGATCCCCAATCCCTGCCGACGGCTATTCGATAAACACCTAACGTAGAAATGGAAAGAGAGACGGAATCGCCTACGTTTTGATTCGAATTTGTAGGAGGTGATGGACAGGTTCTGTCTTTGGTACTGCCGTTTATCAAATTCGTTCCACTTAACGCGCTTCCCGGACCGTAAACGGATAGTCGTAGTACGGAAGCTCCGGTAACTGCGGAGACGGTTATCGTTAAAGTATCCGACAATACGAATTGTGTATCGTAGACATTCTGGCAATTTGTTAGTGAAGGGCAGGTCCAGGAATCATTATTGGATTGAGAACTTTGGGTCGCATAGGTCAAACCGGATAATATCTGATCCAATAAAATACCTGTGGCACTGGAAGAGTCTAAGGAGAGCCGGTTCGCTTGATTGCAATCGGAGAGTAGGATTAAAGAAAGTAATAGGGCTGCGTAATTTCTGTACAACTGCGTTTCCTCCATTTATTATCACAACAATTAGGAAGAACATTTTTATCAACGTTAAATAAATTTATTGACAAATTTTCTTACGTTTTCTCCGCAAAGATAAGCTTTTTTTGCGCTCCAAATGGACGCAAGGAGTTTATGTATGCGGGCAGCTGACAGAGGCAGACGTGTTCGCTTTGCTTATTACTTTTCCGATATCGCGCGCCCTCTGTCTTCAGGGCGCCTCCCTGCGTTCGCAGGGACCGGGCTGTTTCGGGTTCGCGTAGTCACGCTCATCCCTTAGCTGCTCTTTGGTTTTCGTTAGCTCTCGTTTTAACCAAGCTCGGGACTGACGCCCTGCACATCCCTGGCGCTAGCGGAGGACAGAGGACAGAGGACAGAGGACAGAGGACAGAGGACAGAGGACAGAGGACAGAGGACAGAGGACAGAGGACAGAGGACAGAGGACAGAGGACAGAGGACAGAGGACAGAGGACAGAGGACAGAGGACAGATAATTATTCCTATTACCCTGACAACAATTTTTTTAAAAACGAATTATGTTGGAGCTCCTGTGCGATAGATCTTTCCTCTACCTTAGCTGCCTTTCCAACATTGAGCAGCTTCTGTCTAGCGTGAGCAAAGCGAACGCGTCTGTCTTCTGACCTCTGTCCTCTGAAAACGAACGCTTTATTTTCTAAGAGCTGGACGTAATTTTGCTTAATGTGTTGGATAATTTGGAAGCCGTCTCCGACTTCGGATTAATTTTGAGGGCTGCAGACAGCAGAATTTTACTTCTTTCGTAATTTTTCAACGTCATATAAACTCTTGAGAGGCTTATTAGATTATTTAAATGTTCCGGATCCCTTAGTCGTAGTCTTTCTCCTAACTCGACGGCTTTATTGAGTTCTCCGACCTTCCTTGCAATCACCGAAGAGATGAAAAGAATTTCGTTATCGATAGGTCGTAATTGAAGATAATCCTCGGCGTAGCGTGCGGCTTGATCGTATTTCCCGTTCTTGAGAAAAAGTTTAATTAGTTTTTTCTTTACTATCGGCACTTTCGGATCGAGAGCTTCGATTTTCTCGAGGATGGCTATCGCTTCCGCTAAGTTTTCCTCGTTTTCGGCCTTTTTGGCTTCGGATAATAATTCCTTTATGCGATTCGAATAATCTCCATCGACGAAATTGTCGAGCAAGAATTCACCCTTGTATGATAAGCGAATCATGGAAAGATCGTCGATCAATTCTCCTTCGCGCAATATCGCCTCGTAAATGTTATTCAGATTTCCTTCACCTTCTTCTACCATTCGCAGGAAAAGTTCCTCATCGTCGTTGATGATTCGATTTCCGTCGGAGGCATTCCCGATCAGAATATCGTCCCGGCCGTCGGAGCCTACGATAATACTATCGCCGGGGGACAATTGGAACGTTTCGATCCTGATCTTTCCTTCTATTCCGGTAGTACCCAGTTTGCGACAATTGAATTTATCTCCGATAAAACTAGCCTTTCCATCCTTATAAAGGACCGCTCGGGGATGTTCCGCATTTAAAAAAAGTAAGGATCCAGTCGTTTCATCGAGTAAGCCCATCATGCAAGAAACGAGCATCGAACCTTCGAAACTTTCGAATACTTTATGAAGTTCTATAAAAGTATCCTTCATCCATCGTTCCGGCGATTTTGAACGAACGGACTCCACGTTTTTGGTCCGCTCGACTATGGATTCCAGAACCGCTCCTAAGACTAACGCTCCTCCCGCTCCTTGCATCGATTTTCCCATGGCGTCTCCGTTTAAGAACACGACGTAGGGCTGCCCGTTTAGTCGGATATTATTCGAAACGTTCAGGTCCCCGCCGATTTCGTCCTCGCGGTTTTTAAACGTGAATTTCTTTTTTTGTTCGAGGAAGAAATCAACCTTTACGTCCTTGCTTTCGGATTTATTAGATCCGAGGGGTTTGATTAAAAGGGAAGTAAGAAAAAAATCTCCGTCCTGTAAGCGCTTTAGCTCCCGCACTTCGTTAAGAGTATTTTCCAGTTCGATCGTGCGCTCTTTTACTTTATGCTCTAATTCCTTTGCATATTTATCGAGACGTTTTCGTCCTGCCTGAATGGATCTCGCCATTCGATTGAAGGATCTCGCGATAAAACCCACTTCGTCCTCCACTCTGGGCTGCAATCTATAATTCAAATCTCCGGCGTTGATCGCCTGCAATCCGTCGACGACTTCGTTTAACGGAATGACTAAGGCCAATCGAAAGAAATATCTGAAACCGATCGAGACGGCAAGAACGACCGCAATGAGCGAATATACGAATATCAGGGAAGGTATATGAATAAAATTTCTCAACATACCGTATCGAAAGCCGATCTCGAAGAAAGAATCGTTATCGGGGCGCTTATACATGTAAGAAACCGTGAAAGTATCGGTTCCGCTTCCCTCAGGATTCGATTTCAGAATCCGATAAATCCTCTTTCCGGGTTCCACCATGGAGGAGATCGGTAGCAAAATTTTCTCGGAAGCTTTCCCGTCCGCCTGAAGGGATTCATTTTCCAGACTTTGCTTCAGAATCGCGAGTCCGGCCGAAATGGAGGGGTTCTTATCCTTCAATAAATTAAGGACGCCGGATTTGTCGGCTTTGTCCGGAAGGTGAAGATATTTACTTCGGATAACACCGAATCGGTCCGAGAGCATATTAAGGAATGAAGCCATTTCCGAATCGGAAACGTTCGATTCGTTTTTCGATGTTAAGAATTCCTTAATTCCCGCTTTGTAGACGAAGAATTCCGGTGGAGCGTCTTCCAAGACGGTTTGCGATTTTTTCCATCGTTCTTTTCCCCTTAAATTTCCGAGATTGCAAAGTAAAATTCGGAGATGAGTAAAACGAATCTGGAATTCCGAGCGGGTATCCAAGGATACGTTCCCTGTTTTATAAGGAAAATTGAATGTATCCGATTTCGGGGAATAGGATGTCAGGTAGACCAGTCCTTCGGGGGTTTCTCCATCGTTAACAACGGCCTTGATTTCCTGGTTCCGAATTTGATCGAAAGAGTCGTCATATCCGCTTAAAACGAAGTATCCTACGAGTTGCAGAGTTAAGAGGCAGGTTGCCATCGTTATGGCGGTGATCCGGCTCAAAATCGTAGTTCTCTCTTCCGTAACGTTTGCGTAAAGGATGACGATTAAGAATAAACCGATTACTAATGACAAATCGGCGGTCTGCTGATACGAGGCTCTTGATACCGAACCGTCCCTGCTTAGGGAGTTCATGATTCCCGGAAGAACGCCGACGATGCAGAATCCTATGAGAAAATAAATAACCGCCCTCCTTTCTTTTCCCTTGGATACGAAAGCCCGCCAAACTCCTGCGATGACGAAAAACAAAGTCAATAATAGTACAAAAAGTGAGAACCATTTATAGAATGCGTGACTTTCGAAGTCCCAATAATGACTTCCTATGTTGTACGCTCTCGGGGCTTTTAAGGAAGAATAAATATAATAAACGCCGAAAAGGGCCGCGATCGCATATAGAACGATCCGAATCACATTCCCGATTTTCACTCCCTTCGGTTCCGGAAAATAAAAGAAAAAGGTTAGGATCTCAATGAAAATGACCATCGATGACGGAATGACAATTAATCTGTGATAGACCGTCCATTCAGCCGACGAGCTGAATCCCATCGCATAACCGAAGTGAAAAATGAAAAAAGAAAAGCTGAATAAACCCAGGTGAAGAGCGGGGCGGGTTCTTTCCTTGAGGGAAAGGAAGAATTGTGAGACGAAAAGTCCGAAGGCGCTCGCTAAAGCGGAGCCAAAGAAATAAAAATTGCATTGAAACAAATCCATACTATCGAAGTTCCATCCGCTTTAATAAACCGAAGAGAGAAAACAATAACGACGAGGAGCAATATTTCAACAATATTTCTCCGTCTCCTACATAATCATCTAAGGGACCTACTTTTCTTTTTCGACGAAGTTAAGGTCAAAATCCCTTCAATTAATCGATGTTCCGTTCCTATCGAAGCGACTATCGGTTGGAAGTTTTTCCTTTCGAACGTACGATATCGATCGGACGTATCTACCGGACGGAAGGATCAATATCGGTTAAATTCCGGTCAATGATTCGTCGATAGATCGAATGCGAGTTCGTTTTGACTTTCGAAAAACGACTGAAGGTCTATGACCATACGTAGCTCTGAAAGTTCTGCTAAAATGAGCGGAGTCGGAAAAGCCCGCAATATGAGCCGCTTCGGTTAAATTCGAACATCTGGGCATATTCTTGGCGGCTACCTTGAGTCTTAAATTTAATAAGTATTTTCTAACGGAAATGAAAAGAGTTTCTTTGAATAAATGTCTGAACCTATCTTCGGATAAATTTACCAGCTTAGCTAGATGTCCGAGTTTGATTTCTTGAGGATGCGGTATATGCGCTAGTGAATGTAAATGATTCACGACCGTCATAACTCGATTATCCAAAGCTTTCGATTCTTTATAAGGTAAAATCGATCCAAAAATCGTATTCACTAAATTCTGCAATATGATAAATGCTTCGGCGTCGGTGGTGTCCTCCGACATCGCTTTCATTACGATTTCCGACAGATTCGGAATTCTGCTAGAATCAAAGACTTGAATCCCCGCATTTAAACTACCTGCGATCCTTTCGAAGAGCAGCGAATCAGGATCTATATTTAAATTTAAAACATGGGTTTGCTTAGCCATTTCACGATACATTCGGTTGGGCGGAATGAAAACGCCCGTGAACTCGATTGCAGGTTCCGACGGAAGAAAAAGGCGAGCGGGTTTTTCCACTGAAATGAGTATGGACGCGGCGTATAGGCTATGCATCGCGCTCGTTTCTTCCCAAGCCGCAAATAAAACATGGCAGTCCCAAATATATAGGGAATTCTTCATTCCAATTCCTCTTAATGCAATCCTTCCAGTCTCTATTTTGAGCGAAAGCAAAAGAATTCGATGAACGAGTAAATGTGAATCTCTAGCCGAAACGTTCAAGTTTATTTATCGATTCGAGCCGATACATTCAAGCTTTCTCGCTACAAGGGAAGTATAGTCCTATTAGTCTTAAGGTAGCGGCCCGGATAGTATGAATATTAATTATAGACGAATATTTTTTGTCATCGTATCGCTATATCCGATTCTGATGAAGTCATCGCGCTTTTGGATCCGATTTGACATTCAAATTGCTAATATTCTAAAAACCGATCCAGAGGTTAAATAAGGTATCGTTAAAGTGATTATCACCCGTGCGGAATTCCGAAGTTTTAGGATCGTCCTTGATTCGAGAATCCGGAATTTCCGTACGGTTCTTCTTTCATTAAACGAATTAGGGATTAACGAATCGAAATATTGATATTGGAGATAATTATGATTAGGTTAGGGGTTGTGGGCGCCGGGCAAATGGGTTCGGGAATTTCGCAAGTGTTGGCACAGAGCGGTTATCATGTACGATTATTCGACATCAACGAGCAGCAGTTGGAAAAATCGATCGGTAGCATAGAACAGAATTTGGGGAGACTAGCTAAGAAAGGATTATTTCCCGAATCGGAGATCAATGCGGCGATTTCCAGAATCGACAAAGTCGACGACCTCGGCGAGTTAGAGGATGCGGATTGTATCATCGAAGCCGTTAGTGAAGACGAAAAGAATAAAATAAGTCTATTTGAACGATTGGATAAGATTGCGAAGAAAGAATCCATCCTCGCGTCGAATACCTCTTCCATTTCGATAACTAGAATCGCCTCGTCGACAAGTCGGCCCGAAAAGGTGATCGGACTGCATTTCATGAATCCGGTTCCTATGATGAAATTAGTGGAAATCATTCGCGGCCATAATACTTCCGACAGCACTTATGAAGCGGCTCGAGCACTTGTGGAGAAGCTAGGAAAGGAATCCTGTGTGTCGGAAGACTATCCCGCGTTCATCGTTAATCGCGTACTAATTCCCATGATTAACGAGGCCATTTTTGCCGTTTATGAGGGAGTCGGAAAACCGGAAGAAATCGATAAAGGGATGAAACTCGGAACGAATCAGCCGATGGGCCCGATTACCTTGGCGGACTTTATCGGGTTAGATACTTGTCTCGCGGTTATGAACGTTTTGTTTAGCGGGTTTAAGGAGCCGAAATATAGGCCTTGTCCCCTGCTCGTAAAAATGGTCGAAGCCGGGCATCTGGGAAGGAAATCCGGGAAGGGATTTTATAGTTACACGAATTAGAATTCATTCATAAAATAAATGAACGGATTTTTAGAATTAATTAAGGAATATAACATTATGAATTTTGAATTTAATGAAGAGCACTTAACATTGAGGGAGAGTGTTCGAGAATTCGTGGAAGAGAAAATCAAGCCCATCGCTTCCAAAATCGACGAAGAACATAAAATACCGGAAGATCTTATATCCCAGGTCGCCGAAATGGGATTTCTCGGGAGTTACTTACCCGAGAAATATCAGGGAGCCGGTCTGGACATTCTTTCTTACGTTATTATAATAGAAGAAGTTTCGAAAGCTTGTGCCTCTACGGGAGTATTGATTTCGGGCCATACTTCCCTTGCGTGTGATCCGATTTATCGATTCGGAACGGATACGCAAAAAGAGAAGTGGCTTCCTGACTTGGCGTTAGGTCGTAAAATCGGCTGTTTCCTGCTTACAGAACCGGATGCCGGCAGCGACGTGGCCAATTTGACTACGACATATCGGAAGGATGGTGATCAGTATATTCTGAATGGAAGTAAGAATTTCATCACTAACGGGGCGCATCTAGGGACAGGCGTCGTATTTGCCACCTCGGATCGAAGCCTGAAGCATAAAGGTGTCAGCGCTTTCATACTAGATTTGAAGTCGGAAGGCGTGGTTATTCTAAAGAACGAAAATAAGCTCGGAATCCGAGGCAGCTATACGACCGCTTTCGCTTTAGACGAAGTGCGAATCCCTATGGAAAATCTTTTGGGAGCGGAGCATCAAGGTTTTAAGATAAGCATGGAAACCTTAAACGGTGGGCGCATCGGTATCGCAGCACAGGCACTAGGGATCGGGGAAGGGGCGTTTGAAAGATCGATATCATACGCGAAGGATCGCAAGCAATTCGGAAAGCCGATCGCGGATCTGCAAGCCATTCAGTTTAAACTAGCGGATATGTTTACCAGACTGGAACAGAGTAAGATGCTTACCTATCGTGCCGCTTGGGCAAAGGAAAATTTGCCCAATTATGCCCTAGAATCGGCGATGTGCAAAGTTTCCGCCTCCGAAGCTGCGACATTCGTTACAAAGGAAGCGATTCAGATTCACGGAGGATACGGATTCATTACGGACTACGAAGTGGAAAGAATGTTTCGCGATGCTAAGATTACCGAAATCTACGAAGGAACCAGCGAGATACAAAGAGTCGTGATTTCCAAGATGCTATTGCAATAAGGTAATATTCTTAGGAAGAAGAGGTTTAGAGGTCCTTTTGGAATCCATGCATATCGTCTCGTTATTTCAATATGGTTTATTTAAGGTATGAGAATATTTATTATAAAATAGAATATATATAACATTTAATAAATTAATATTATGATAAGCCGAATTAGTTTTTCACTATTCGGCTTTTTTTGTCGGATTTGATTCCGGGGGCATATGAGAAAGGTTCTATTTTCTTGAACGAATCGGCTATCGATAGTCGTTTAGCCGGGACGTTCAAAGTTTTTTAATTCAAACTGGTTGACTTGAATTGGGAGCTAATTTAATTCATGGTTAAATGAAAATAAATACCGGTATAATATTATTAATAATTAATATTGTGGAAGTTTTTTAGGGAAGGTGATCGGTGATGAAGACTGCGGAGAATAGAGGGAAACAAGAAACTATGATTATGCGGGAGGCTGCGAGGGATGTAGCTCGAAATTTTTTACCCGAGGATGTGAGAGTCAGCGTATTATTTGCCGGGCAGGGGAATAATCCCCTGCCCGAATTGATGTCACTATTCGAGACGGAGGGAGACGGGGCCGAATTCTTCCAACGACTTTATGCGACTTTAGGAACTTGTATGTCCCGGGTTCAAGGGGAAGGATTAGCCTTCCTATTTCCCCGAGGCTTCGACTTACGCACCTGGCTGCGCGATCCGGACGCCGTTCCCAAGGAGTTAATCCAAAAATCCTCTTTATATAGCGTTCCTCTCGTTTTTGCCGCCCAAGCCGGAAATTTATTCAGATTTCTAAGAAACGAATCGGATTGGAAATTACTTCGCTCGAATACGGCCGGAATTTACGGGCATTCCCAAGGGATATTCGCCGCACTACTATTATCCTCTTCTCCTAATCGGGAAATCTTTCTGGATAATTTTGAAAAAACGTTTTCCGCACTTTTTTTCCTGATACTTCGCGCACAAACCATCTATCCGGAAATGGATATCGATCCTGAAATCCTTAGACGATTCGCAAAAAAAGGAGAGATTCCTTCTCCTATGGCACAAATGAGATTTTCCGAGCAAGTCGATTCATTGGCCGATATATTAAATAATTATAATAAATCCGTCGATTCATCCGAAAAGGTTTTTCTTTGTCTGATAAACGGTCCCAACGATCGGGTTTTCGGAGGGTCTCCAGAGGCATTATTAAAGTTTAGGGATTATCTATCTAGGTCCGGACAGGAAGGTGTGAGGACTTGGAATTTTATCGATGCCTCCATTCCGTTTCATTCTCCCTTCCTCGCCGAAGTGCCCAAAATGGTCGAAGCCGATTTTGTTCGGATCGGATTTTCACCTAAGCCGGAAGATCTGGAAATCTCCCTTTACGATACGCGTAAAGGAGAGGATATGAGAACTTTATCCTCGACGAATCTGGCCAACGATTTGGCTTCGATGGTTTCTAATGATCTATTGGATTGGAATCGGACTCTTTCTTCTCTTATCGAGAGTAAAGGAAAGCAACTTCTCTTATCATTTGGTCCGGGCAATTTTGTAGAAAAGCTTTCCGTACCGTTCCTAAAAGGC
It includes:
- a CDS encoding 3-hydroxyacyl-CoA dehydrogenase NAD-binding domain-containing protein; amino-acid sequence: MIRLGVVGAGQMGSGISQVLAQSGYHVRLFDINEQQLEKSIGSIEQNLGRLAKKGLFPESEINAAISRIDKVDDLGELEDADCIIEAVSEDEKNKISLFERLDKIAKKESILASNTSSISITRIASSTSRPEKVIGLHFMNPVPMMKLVEIIRGHNTSDSTYEAARALVEKLGKESCVSEDYPAFIVNRVLIPMINEAIFAVYEGVGKPEEIDKGMKLGTNQPMGPITLADFIGLDTCLAVMNVLFSGFKEPKYRPCPLLVKMVEAGHLGRKSGKGFYSYTN
- a CDS encoding sigma-54-dependent transcriptional regulator encodes the protein MYLQFLTLSFLIAVLLCLLGVLYCLEVRNKISGIKELTISFVCLAFLYSACVYASVELDPRGAQHRWISVTASLFAAVFFQVFFFKFPSKIFIKNSNIIFQVELLISFAVSAWFYWETRQESKTFHFNGHYWDLTATFQGRIVAFYSLLLSFGIVIVAAVQILRNQGQKRIALIGILFAFFLTFIVPTVFLALFRLGRVNAYVFVNVFAISVIAGFFVFHVFFVSYGNLQTSLAVRILTIVLAMALSVSQVMLGGLSHSIENEYDSLQSARIADLKSLPGAKNLVFISDILENPRNTISSDRPYVPLGSRSYFISADGKPIVVYRNETAKVEVGFSYESYRNFIHHYILDWAIRLIASLFILIVGFLIFMKISILNPLLELLQGVDRVEGGELSVQVEVRNRDEIGLLTKAFNSMVNAMREARQELQQYTSNLERTILERDSIYDAVPQERNLVNKTLIYASRSMQAVVDRVERIANKEQPVLITGETGTGKEIIAAFIHELGRGSDRPFVPINCAAVPVNLWESQIFGHSKGAFTDAKSDYAGLVTEAKGGTLFFDEIGEMPIEIQPKILRLLQERKYKNVGGRMELNAECRIIFATHRNLKEMASKGTFREDLYYRINVFEINIPPLRERRSDIPFLVNRFLENYSKQMEIEKPSISEEVMDLFLQFSWPGNIRELENCIIRTLVHFKGDTINVSDLPPEIVELKISKSENTSLVPVTNSAYIAGFEPLVSMYSRRLIEAALSQCAGNKSEAARLLKISRGKLQYQMRQLGMD
- a CDS encoding acyl-CoA dehydrogenase family protein, producing MNFEFNEEHLTLRESVREFVEEKIKPIASKIDEEHKIPEDLISQVAEMGFLGSYLPEKYQGAGLDILSYVIIIEEVSKACASTGVLISGHTSLACDPIYRFGTDTQKEKWLPDLALGRKIGCFLLTEPDAGSDVANLTTTYRKDGDQYILNGSKNFITNGAHLGTGVVFATSDRSLKHKGVSAFILDLKSEGVVILKNENKLGIRGSYTTAFALDEVRIPMENLLGAEHQGFKISMETLNGGRIGIAAQALGIGEGAFERSISYAKDRKQFGKPIADLQAIQFKLADMFTRLEQSKMLTYRAAWAKENLPNYALESAMCKVSASEAATFVTKEAIQIHGGYGFITDYEVERMFRDAKITEIYEGTSEIQRVVISKMLLQ
- a CDS encoding helix-turn-helix domain-containing protein → MKNSLYIWDCHVLFAAWEETSAMHSLYAASILISVEKPARLFLPSEPAIEFTGVFIPPNRMYREMAKQTHVLNLNIDPDSLLFERIAGSLNAGIQVFDSSRIPNLSEIVMKAMSEDTTDAEAFIILQNLVNTIFGSILPYKESKALDNRVMTVVNHLHSLAHIPHPQEIKLGHLAKLVNLSEDRFRHLFKETLFISVRKYLLNLRLKVAAKNMPRCSNLTEAAHIAGFSDSAHFSRTFRATYGHRPSVVFRKSKRTRIRSIDESLTGI
- a CDS encoding SpoIIE family protein phosphatase is translated as MDLFQCNFYFFGSALASAFGLFVSQFFLSLKERTRPALHLGLFSFSFFIFHFGYAMGFSSSAEWTVYHRLIVIPSSMVIFIEILTFFFYFPEPKGVKIGNVIRIVLYAIAALFGVYYIYSSLKAPRAYNIGSHYWDFESHAFYKWFSLFVLLLTLFFVIAGVWRAFVSKGKERRAVIYFLIGFCIVGVLPGIMNSLSRDGSVSRASYQQTADLSLVIGLFLIVILYANVTEERTTILSRITAITMATCLLTLQLVGYFVLSGYDDSFDQIRNQEIKAVVNDGETPEGLVYLTSYSPKSDTFNFPYKTGNVSLDTRSEFQIRFTHLRILLCNLGNLRGKERWKKSQTVLEDAPPEFFVYKAGIKEFLTSKNESNVSDSEMASFLNMLSDRFGVIRSKYLHLPDKADKSGVLNLLKDKNPSISAGLAILKQSLENESLQADGKASEKILLPISSMVEPGKRIYRILKSNPEGSGTDTFTVSYMYKRPDNDSFFEIGFRYGMLRNFIHIPSLIFVYSLIAVVLAVSIGFRYFFRLALVIPLNEVVDGLQAINAGDLNYRLQPRVEDEVGFIARSFNRMARSIQAGRKRLDKYAKELEHKVKERTIELENTLNEVRELKRLQDGDFFLTSLLIKPLGSNKSESKDVKVDFFLEQKKKFTFKNREDEIGGDLNVSNNIRLNGQPYVVFLNGDAMGKSMQGAGGALVLGAVLESIVERTKNVESVRSKSPERWMKDTFIELHKVFESFEGSMLVSCMMGLLDETTGSLLFLNAEHPRAVLYKDGKASFIGDKFNCRKLGTTGIEGKIRIETFQLSPGDSIIVGSDGRDDILIGNASDGNRIINDDEELFLRMVEEGEGNLNNIYEAILREGELIDDLSMIRLSYKGEFLLDNFVDGDYSNRIKELLSEAKKAENEENLAEAIAILEKIEALDPKVPIVKKKLIKLFLKNGKYDQAARYAEDYLQLRPIDNEILFISSVIARKVGELNKAVELGERLRLRDPEHLNNLISLSRVYMTLKNYERSKILLSAALKINPKSETASKLSNTLSKITSSS